Proteins from a genomic interval of Rhipicephalus microplus isolate Deutch F79 chromosome 6, USDA_Rmic, whole genome shotgun sequence:
- the LOC142765704 gene encoding polyadenylate-binding protein 4-like encodes MNPSGPNYPMASLYVGDLHPEVTEAMLFEKFSTAGPVLSIRVCRDMITRRSLGYAYVNFQQPADAERALDTMNFDPIKSKPIRIMWSQRDPSLRKSGVGNVFIKNLDKTIDNKAMYDTFSAFGNILSCRVATDEEASSKGYGFVHFETEEAANKAISKVNGMLLNNKKVYVGKFIPRKEREKMLGDKARCFTNVYIKNFGDELDDEKLMVIFEKFGKITSAKVMTDESGKNRGFGFVSFEDPESAERAVEELNGKEMGGRVLYVGRAQKKAERQSELKRHFEQLKQERLNRYQGVNLYVKNLDDALDDERLRKEFAPFGNITSAKVMTDGNGRSKGFGFVCFSSPEEATKAVTEMNGRIVVSKPLYVALAQRKEDRKAHLASQYMHRIAGMRMQMGQMFPPGGAGAAGYFVPTMPHQTAQRSYFPATLGPAQMRATPRWTGQQQQLRGPGGPQAGAGGPQGGQPQGGFPTSMPYQRQPRPSLGTQPQRGGLGSARPITGGQQAPPPQQAPPQQAPSAPRVMGPRPAGLAPQTAGGPRPTYKYTQTVRNQPQVQQVSAPIAASFQVAAQQQQQQQVAAAAVAAQQVSQTQQAAVHIQGQEPLTASMLAEATPHDQKQMLGERLFPLIHRMYPDLAGKITGMLLEIDNSELLHMLEHHESLKAKVEEAVAVLHAHQAKENVAMKKE; translated from the exons ATGAACCCCAGCGGTCCCAACTACCCGATGGCCTCTCTCTACGTCGGCGACTTGCACCCGGAGGTCACGGAGGCGATGCtttttgagaagttttccacagcGGGTCCCGTGCTTTCGATTAGGGTTTGCCGAGACATGATCACTCGACGCTCACTTGGCTACGCATATGTCAACTTCCAGCAGCCCGCCGATG CGGAGCGTGCCCTGGACACAATGAACTTCGACCCTATCAAAAGCAAGCCGATCCGTATCATGTGGTCACAGCGAGATCCATCGCTGCGAAAGTCCGGGGTCGGAAATGTCTTCATCAAGAACCTCGACAAGACTATTGACAACAAGGCCATGTACGACACCTTCTCAGCCTTTGGGAACATCCTGTCTTGTCGCGTGGCCACAGACGAAGAGGCATCCTCAAAGGGATATGGTTTTGTCCATTTCGAGACTGAAGAAGCAGCCAACAAGGCCATCAGCAAAGTGAATGGCATGCTGCTGAACAACAAGAAGGTCTATGTGGGCAAGTTCATCCCCCGCAAGGAGCGCGAGAAGATGCTTGGCGACAAGGCCCGATGCTTCACCAACGTCTACATCAAGAACTTTGGTGACGAGCTCGACGACGAGAAGCTCATGGTCATCTTTGAGAAGTTTGGCAAGATCACTAGCGCCAAGGTGATGACCGATGAGAGCGGCAAAAACCGGGGCTTTGGATTCGTCTCGTTCGAGGATCCCGAGAGTGCTGAGCGCGCCGTGGAGGAGCTCAACGGTAAAGAGATGGGTGGCCGGGTGCTGTACGTGGGGCGTGCCCAGAAGAAGGCCGAGCGCCAGTCCGAGCTAAAGCGCCACTTTGAACAGCTGAAGCAAGAGCGCCTGAACCGCTACCAGGGCGTCAACTTGTACGTCAAAAATTTGGACGATGCCCTAGATGACGAGCGGCTCCGGAAAGAGTTTGCACCTTTCGGCAACATCACCAGCGCCAAGGTGATGACCGACGGCAACGGGCGTTCTAAGGGCTTTGGATTTGTCTGCTTCAGCTCACCGGAAGAGGCGACGAAGGCTGTGACTGAAATGAATGGCCGTATCGTGGTCTCCAAGCCACTTTACGTCGCTCTGGCCCAGCGCAAGGAAGACCGTAAGGCACATCTTGCCTCGCAGTACATGCACCGCATTGCCGGCATGCGTATGCAGATGGGACAGATGTTCCCGCCAGGTGGCGCAGGTGCTGCGGGATACTTTGTGCCCACCATGCCCCACCAGACAGCCCAGCGCAGCTACTTCCCGGCCACCTTGGGACCAGCCCAGATGCGTGCCACCCCTCGCTGGACAggccagcagcagcagctgcgtGGACCCGGGGGACCCCAGGCGGGGGCCGGTGGACCCCAGGGGGGTCAGCCTCAGGGCGGCTTCCCTACCTCGATGCCCTACCAGCGGCAGCCTCGCCCTTCACTGGGGACACAGCCGCAGCGGGGAGGCCTGGGCAGCGCACGGCCAATCACTGGTGGGCAGCAGGCTCCACCTCCTCAGCAGGCCCCTCCCCAGCAGGCCCCATCGGCGCCCAGGGTGATGGGCCCCCGTCCTGCGGGTCTTGCTCCACAGACGGCTGGTGGTCCACGCCCGACCTACAAGTACACTCAGACCGTGCGCAACCAACCACAGGTCCAGCAAGTCTCTGCACCCATTGCCGCTTCATTCCAG GTGGCcgcccagcagcagcagcaacagcaggtggccgcagctgcggtggctgcccaGCAGGTGTCTCAGACCCAGCAGGCTGCGGTGCACATCCAGGGCCAGGAGCCCCTGACCGCCTCCATGCTGGCTGAGGCCACCCCGCACGACCAGAAGCAGATGCTGGGCGAGCGCCTGTTCCCGCTGATCCACCGCATGTACCCAGACCTGGCCGGCAAGATCACCGGCATGCTGCTCGAGATTGACAACTCTGAGCTGCTGCACATGCTCGAGCACCACGAATCGCTCAAGGCCAAG
- the LOC142765705 gene encoding serine palmitoyltransferase 2-like encodes MGLREEDTTTLDKTSNCCNGVAHSETPKTQSNAKHEEKKPRVRGKDYFEETPLLMALSTYLSYVILGIFGHIRDFMRSTGLEETHMSTELDRKGYVPLYQSFESFYTRNVYRRIRDCLNQPICSVPGAVIDLVDRVSYDNNWTFVMPGTVTKAINMGSYNYLGFAENSGPVVDEVQRSIERYGSGTCSSRHELGTLAIHQELEELMARFLGVEACLTVGMGFATNSTNIPGLAQKGCLLLSDELNHASLILGCRLSGATIRVFKHNNVKDLERKLRDAIVEGQPRTHRPWKKIIIIVEGVYSMEGSIVMLPEIIALKKKYRAYVYLDEAHSVGALGPKGRGVVDYFGLDPRDVDLLMGTFTKSFGAAGGYIAGSKAVIDHLRAQSHSFCYAASMTAPVAQQIISTCRVIMGEMGDGEGQRRIERLARNTHYFRRRLQQMGFIIYGNEDSPVVPLMLYLPSKIAGLVRYLMKRGVATVGVGFPATPLLEARARFCMSASHTKEMLDQALSVIDKAGDYLYLKLSRTKRSTEEIVY; translated from the exons CATGAAGAAAAAAAGCCGCGGGTCCGGGGTAAGGACTACTTTGAGGAAACGCCTCTGCTCATGGCATTGAGCACCTACCTAAGCTATGTAATCCTGGGAATTTTCGGGCACATCCGGGACTTCATGCGTTCCACGGGGCTCGAAGAAACGCACATGTCTACCGAGCTTGACCGGAAG GGCTACGTTCCACTGTACCAAAGCTTCGAGAGCTTTTACACACGCAACGTTTATAGACGAATTCGTGACTGCCTCAACCAACCCATATGCAGCGTGCCGGGTGCTGTCATCGATCTGGTGGATCGCGTCAGCTACGATAACAACTGGACTTTCGT GATGCCAGGTACAGTGACGAAGGCCATCAACATGGGTTCCTACAACTACTTAGGGTTCGCCGAAAATTCGGGACCCGTCGTCGACGAGGTGCAGAGGTCCATCGAGCGTTATGGCAGCGGAACGTGCAGTAGTCGTCACGAGCTAG GTACCCTGGCCATCCACCAGGAGCTTGAAGAACTGATGGCCCGCTTCCTGGGGGTGGAAGCGTGCCTGACGGTGGGCATGGGCTTTGCCACCAACTCAACCAACATTCCCGGCCTGGCCCAGAAGGGATGCCTGTTGCTCAGCGACGAGCTCAACCACGCCTCGCTCATCTTAGGCTGCCGCTTGTCTGGCGCCACCATCCGCGTCTTCAAGCACAACA ACGTGAAGGATCTTGAGCGGAAACTGCGGGATGCGATAGTTGAGGGTCAACCACGGACCCACAGGCCATGGAagaaaatcatcatcatcgttgaaGGAGTTTACAG CATGGAAGGCTCCATAGTGATGTTGCCTGAGATTATAGCCCTGAAGAAGAAGTACCGGGCGTACGTCTACCTGGACGAGGCACACAGCGTGGGTGCCTTGGGGCCGAAGGGGCGGGGGGTGGTAGACTACTTCGGCCTTGACCCACGGGACGTTGACCTGCTCATGGGCACATTCACCAAAAGCTTCGGCGCCGCGGGTGGCTACATCGCGGGGTCGAAG GCAGTCATAGATCACCTGCGAGCGCAGTCTCACAGCTTCTGCTACGCGGCCAGCATGACGGCTCCGGTGGCGCAGCAGATCATCTCCACCTGCCGCGTCATCATGGGAGAGATGGGGGACGGCGAGGGGCAGCGGCGCATCGAGCGGCTGGCACGAAACACGCACTACTTCAGGCGCCGTCTGCAGCAGATGGGCTTCATCATCTACGGCAACGAGGACTCTCCCGTCGTGCCGCTCATGCTCTACTTGCCTTCCAAAATTGC GGGCCTCGTGCGTTACCTCATGAAGCGGGGTGTTGCCACCGTCGGAGTCGGCTTCCCTGCGACTCCGCTTCTGGAAGCGCGAGCTCGCTTTTGCATGTCGGCGTCACACACAAAGGAAATGTTGGACCAG GCCCTGAGTGTTATTGACAAGGCAGGTGACTACCTCTACCTGAAGCTGTCCAGAACGAAGAGAAGCACCGAAGAAATAGTCTACTAA